ttggAACCTTCATTTCCCTTCTTCTCCTTTTGTATCTATTCGCGTGCGCAAATTTGTatagacatatatatatattctgtgCGAAGGTTGGAACATTGGTGAGAATATCTAGTTTAAGGATTCAGAACCGTaagaactttttattttttccaagaaaaactttcctttttttcttaaagaaagaaaagaagaaaaaagaggatgGACTCTGATTCATGGATTCGAATTGCCCCTTCTTCTCGACGATTCCAATCACGATCAGGTTTGTCTTAATTAAATTACTCCATTTTCTACTCATTTCCTGTGTTCTTTTTTACCTGGAAATTGCATGGAAATTAAGACTTGCTGACTTTGTTAATTGATTCgtaaatccttttttttttttgggtgtaagGAAAAATGTTTAAAAGGTTGAGAAGTAGAAAATGTGACCTTATGATGTTTTTTGGTTCGGACATGAAGCAAGTTGAAAGTAAAGTTTCAAGCTTTTTTACTTTGTTCTGAAATtattgttcttttttcttttcttgtgctCTTTATACTCTTATTGTGTACTTGACCGGTTTTGGCATTCGAGAATTGGTACTTGGGTTTCCATTAATCTTTTTATATCATGATATATGCAGACCGGCTTGTTATTCTgggtctttttccttttttaagtaAAGGATTAAATTTCAGTGGAAATCATAACTTGGGTCTTGGGTCTTTATTTATTGGTGGTTTATTGGAGAAATAAGtttagttttcatttttttttcagttgcTTGTTGCACATGTTTCTACTGTTATGTTTTTGTTGGGACTGGAAATGGTTGTGACTTGTAATGATTATGTAGATGTATACAATGTAGGAGAAGAGTATTATGAGGGTGGGGAAGAGGAGTTGCGACCAGAATTTTTGTGCCCTTTCTGCGCTGAGGATTTTGACATTGTTGGCCTCTGTTGTCACATTGATGAAGAGCATGCCGTTGAAGCCAAGAATGGGGTAAGttctatttcttcattttattgttttggccCAGGTTTACAGTTTAATTCAGTTATGACGTATTACCTTTataaaatttgcaaaatgaaaGGTTTTTTGGTGTTGGCCGAGGGTAAGTTCACTAGCTGTAATTTCATGGTTCAGTGCGCAATTGGCCTCTGACGATTTGTGTATCaagttattacttttttttctcctttctttggTGGTAAATAACAATGCTGCTTAAGAAGTTATCATTCAGTTTAGGGGATACTTGTTGTATTGAGCATTCAAATGGGGCATTAAGAGCATGAAGAGTCCTTCCTTTAAACAAATAATTATCTTTCCATGGAAAAGTAAATCATGATCTCAAATGTCTGAATGATGTTAATTAGTGGTGAGGCTTTGCAAAATTTTTGTCATTGAATATTTCAAAATGAGTATAATATGATGATCTAGGTGACAGTGCAGTGGACTGAAGTAATGGCCTTGCTTGATTGCTTTCATTATTTATACTTAAAAAGAAGTGCTAGGATGTGGTGTGTCTTACTAATTCAGTAGCAAATTCACTTGATTGAAGGTCTTGTGTGTTGCTTGCATCTGTTAATTTATCTTAGTTGTGTGTTGATCTACTTATATTggaataatatttcaaatgcaGGTTTGCCCTGTCTGTGCAAAAAGAGTGGGGATTGATCTAATCGATCATGTTACCATGCAACATGGAAATCTTCTAAAAATATCCTTTTCATTCTGCTATTTAATCTAATATTACTTGCAGTCTTTtagcgcacacacacacacacacacactctctctctctctctctctcttgatctcGCTCGCACTCGCACTCTGTCTGTGTGTGTTTGTCTGTACATGTGTGTGTGAATTTGTGCTGCATGTGTCTTTCTGTGTCTTTGTCTACCCTATGTCTAGAGACATATTCAAATGAATTTCTGTGTTGGGGAGGCTTGATAGTTTAGAAGGAATGTGAAGAATAGGACTAGTGTATTGGGTATGTATTTGGGATTCTTGGCCCTTTGCTTCTTCTTGACTGGTCATTACGTGCAACGCAAGAGGAGATACCGCAGAGGTGGATCTGGTACACCATTATCAATTTTAAAAAGGGAGTTGAGGGAAGGAAACTTTCAATCCCTCCTTGGCGGTTCCTCAAGCTTTATCCCTTCCTCTACTTCTCAACCTGATTCACTGCTATCTTCATTTATATGTAATCCACCAGCAGCTGATGAACCACTGACAGTTCAACCCCACTCCTCAAGTGAAGTTCGCACCCATTGGAATGGCTCTGCTGAGGACTTGTCTGAGAGGTATGAGCTCATGTATCAAAACATAATCATTAGTTACCATTTTCTTGGACTTACGGTTCAATGTTTTTCTAATGGTGAGAGCAAATGATTGGCAATGATGGATTAAGAACTCAAGTACTCAAGTATAACATGAAAGTGTCATGTCAATCGGATGATTACTTGAGCCTTCTTTTGTTACTTCAGCAGTAGCCTAATCATTTGTGGCTTTATTGTTCTTCATTTAGTTTTACTTTTAGAATCTTTTACAGTTGAATTCTATGATTCTGCGTGAAGTCAATTACTGATCATTCACTATGTGCCGTAATTACATCCAAACTATAGTTACAATTTGGAGGGAGAATGATCTTGACGCCAAATATACAATACTTGATTTCTACAAAATCTAACCAACCTGTAATT
This region of Coffea arabica cultivar ET-39 chromosome 3c, Coffea Arabica ET-39 HiFi, whole genome shotgun sequence genomic DNA includes:
- the LOC113733913 gene encoding protein DEHYDRATION-INDUCED 19 homolog 7 isoform X2 translates to MDSDSWIRIAPSSRRFQSRSGEEYYEGGEEELRPEFLCPFCAEDFDIVGLCCHIDEEHAVEAKNGVCPVCAKRVGIDLIDHVTMQHGNLLKVQRKRRYRRGGSGTPLSILKRELREGNFQSLLGGSSSFIPSSTSQPDSLLSSFICNPPAADEPLTVQPHSSSEVRTHWNGSAEDLSERSAQPSRLSEKDQEERGRKCEFVQGLLLSTFVDDDL
- the LOC113733913 gene encoding protein DEHYDRATION-INDUCED 19 homolog 7 isoform X1 is translated as MDSDSWIRIAPSSRRFQSRSDVYNVGEEYYEGGEEELRPEFLCPFCAEDFDIVGLCCHIDEEHAVEAKNGVCPVCAKRVGIDLIDHVTMQHGNLLKVQRKRRYRRGGSGTPLSILKRELREGNFQSLLGGSSSFIPSSTSQPDSLLSSFICNPPAADEPLTVQPHSSSEVRTHWNGSAEDLSERSAQPSRLSEKDQEERGRKCEFVQGLLLSTFVDDDL